The following proteins are co-located in the Pyricularia oryzae 70-15 chromosome 1, whole genome shotgun sequence genome:
- a CDS encoding DNA polymerase delta small subunit: MVKLEDVSSSLLQKPSNSNDSEIPLERRQSSYKSLKTFALDKEKQYQQQYGDMYFLRLTKIKPAVEEIASTAFGDLVIGGEPARQVPRVLDVRQGELCWVAGTVYMDMPLKPSILEDVAKDRWISAPTSVQKYFSKDGRDSILLEDDSGRVRLVGDILKSVVLVTGCIIAVMGTENASGEFEVIDLKFPDLAPQPERWSLSKPADDDVEMGNGGYSSNRGKTAILSGLNFSSTDTSYAMELNLLLEYLLGDALDPIAQKDISQISRLIVAGDSISPDTGKPAAEEEVAGKKVHKKYGYDASSYNPIPSQLLDEFLSELLPTIPVTFLPGAHDPANASYPQQPIHPAMFTKSRTYSALPGPTAEPGWFDTVTNPWEGEVEGWRVLGTSGQNVDDVFKYVDSDDRLGMMEAMCRWRCSAPTAPDTLWSYPFQDDDPFVMNQCPHLYFVGNQPEFGTKTITGTEGQEVRLITVPTFSASRELVLVDNETLEVTRVKISAT, from the exons ATGGTAAAACTAGAAGATGTGAGCAGCAGTCTGCTGCAGAAGCCATC CAATTCAAATGATAGCGAGATTCCACTGGAAAGGAGGCAATCGAGCTATAAGTCGCTCAAGACGTTTGCATTAGACAAGGAAAAACAATATCAACAGCAGTATGGGGACATGTACTTCCTCAGGCTCACCAAGATCAAGCCGGCCGTGGAGGAGATAGCATCCACCGCCTTTGGTGACCTGGTAATTGGTGGCGAGCCGGCCAGGCAGGTGCCTCGTGTGCTTGATGTCAGGCAAGGAGAGCTCTGCTGGGTTGCAGGCACCGTCTACATGGACATGCCACTCAAGCCTAGCATTCTGGAGGACGTAGCCAAAGAT CGTTGGATATCCGCACCCACATCAGTCCAGAAATACTTCTCAAAAGATGGCCGAGACTCGATTCTCCTTGAGGATGACTCAGGGCGCGTGCGTCTGGTGGGGGATATACTCAAGTCCGTTGTCTTGGTGACGGGCTGCATCATTGCAGTGATGGGCACTGAAAACGCAAGTGGCGAGTTCGAGGTTATTGACCTGAAATTCCCTGACCTCGCACCCCAACCAGAACGATGGTCCCTCTCAAAACCGGCAGATGACGACGTGGAGATGGGCAACGGTGGCTACTCCAGTAACCGAGGCAAGACTGCCATACTATCTGGTCTGAACTTCTCGAGTACGGATACGTCGTATGCTATGGAGTTGAACCTTCTTTTGGAGTATCTCCTTGGCGATGCACTCGACCCAATCGCTCAAAAGGATATATCGCAGATTAGCCGTCTTATTGTGGCAGGCGACTCGATCTCGCCGGATACCGGCAAACCTGCAGCCGAGGAGGAAGTGGCAGGGAAGAAGGTTCACAAGAAGTACGGCTATGATGCCAGCTCATACAATCCCATCCCCTCGCAGCTCCTCGACGAATTCCTTTCGGAGTTGCTGCCGACGATACCCGTTACCTTCCTCCCAGGAGCACACGATCCCGCCAACGCCAGTTATCCCCAGCAGCCCATCCACCCGGCCATGTTCACGAAGTCGAGAACGTATAGCGCCCTCCCCGGGCCGACTGCCGAGCCAGGCTGGTTTGACACGGTGACGAACCCCTGGGAGGGTGAGGTTGAAGGATGGAGAGTGCTGGGAACGAGCGGACAAAACGTTGATGATGTTTTCAAGTATGTCGATAGCGACGACCGACTTGGCATGATGGAGGCCATGTGCCGTTGGAGATGCTCAGCACCGACGGCGCCTGATACGCTTT GGAGTTACCCTTTCCAGGACGATGATCCTTTTGTGATGAACCAATGCCCCCATCTTTACTTTGTCGGCAACCAGCCGGAGTTTGGGACCAAGACCATTACAGGAACGGAAGGTCAGGAAGTGCGTCTGATCACCGTGCCGACATTTTCAGCATCACGCGAGCTTGTGTTGGTCGATAATGAGACTCTGGAGGTTACAAGAGTCAAGATATCGGCTACTTGA
- a CDS encoding GTP-binding protein rho2, with protein MAAANNQNVIRRKLVIIGDGACGKTSLLSVFTLGYFPTHYIPTVFENYVTDCRVDGKSVQLALWDTAGQEDYERLRPLAYSKAHVILIGFSVDTPDSLDNVKHKWIEEATEKCPGVPIILVGLKKDLREDPVAIEEMRKKSMRFVTEHDGETAAKEVGARKYLECSSLSGEGVDDVFEAATRAALLTFEKGEGAGCCVIL; from the exons ATGGCGGCCGCAAATAATCAGAACGTCATTCGCAG GAAACTGGTAATTATAGGAGACGGTGCATGCGGAAAGACAAGTTTACTTAGCGTGTTCACTCTTGGGTATTTTCCAACA CATTAT ATTCCGACCGTCTTCGAAAACTACGTGACAGATTGCAGGGTGGATGGCAAGTCGGTGCAGCTAGCATTATGGGATACGGCAGGCCAGGAGGACTACGAGCGATTACGGCCCTTGGCATACTCAAAAGCGCACGTCATCCTAATAGGGTTTTCTGTCGACACGCCGGATTCATTGGACAATGTGAAGCACAAG TGGATCGAAGAGGCTACCGAAAAGTGCCCTGGGGTACCCATCATCCTTGTCGGCCTCAAGAAGGACCTGCGGGAAGACCCCGTGGCCATCGAGGAGATGCGCAAGAAGAGCATGCGCTTTGTCACCGAGCACGACGGTGAGACTGCGGCCAAGGAAGTCGGTGCCCGCAAATATCTAGAGTGTTCGAGCTTGTCTGGCGAAGGAGTCGACGACGTCTTTGAGGCAGCCACGCGCGCAGCCCTCTTGACATTTGAAAAGGGTGAGGGAGCCGGATGCTGTGTGATCCTATAG